Proteins from a genomic interval of Candidatus Eisenbacteria bacterium:
- a CDS encoding DNA-3-methyladenine glycosylase: MKSRLPAPEFGPPLPRHFFDREPAVVARALLGRVLVRREHGEQLAGRIVEVEAYGGARDAASHAFRGATPRNLTMFGPPGRLYVYLSHGIHHCINVVTGARGVSNAVLIRALEPLVGLDRMRERRGGREDVALTRGPGCVAQALGLSRTHDGLDLVEGSLWIADRAPRRGGRAIATGPRIGVSREVERRWRFFLSGHPCVSGARGMSARPELRGTRPERQENVDTLASHS; this comes from the coding sequence TTGAAGTCGCGATTGCCCGCGCCGGAATTCGGCCCGCCGCTGCCGCGCCACTTCTTCGATCGGGAGCCGGCGGTGGTGGCGCGCGCGCTGCTCGGTCGCGTGCTGGTCCGGCGGGAGCATGGCGAACAGCTTGCCGGGCGCATCGTCGAGGTCGAGGCCTACGGTGGAGCGCGAGACGCGGCGAGCCACGCGTTCCGCGGCGCGACCCCTCGCAACCTCACGATGTTCGGGCCGCCGGGGCGACTCTACGTTTATCTGAGTCACGGCATTCACCACTGCATCAACGTCGTCACCGGCGCTCGCGGCGTTTCGAACGCGGTGCTGATCCGTGCGCTCGAGCCCCTGGTCGGCCTCGACCGCATGCGTGAGCGCCGTGGCGGGCGCGAGGACGTCGCACTGACGCGTGGCCCCGGATGCGTGGCGCAGGCATTGGGGTTGTCGCGGACGCACGATGGATTGGATCTGGTGGAGGGCTCGCTCTGGATTGCCGACCGAGCGCCGCGTCGTGGAGGCCGGGCGATCGCCACGGGTCCGCGTATCGGCGTGAGTCGCGAAGTCGAGCGCCGGTGGCGCTTCTTTCTGAGCGGTCATCCGTGCGTCTCGGGTGCGCGGGGCATGTCGGCCCGTCCCGAACTCCGCGGCACACGCCCCGAACGTCAGGAAAACGTTGACACTCTCGCGAGCCATTCTTAG
- a CDS encoding TonB-dependent receptor: MLVTSRRALVTACAVALCLVSTASFSLAQGSRPAAPAAPAAATGTITGRVTEGGKDPVAFANVTVLGTKLGSATDDDGHFRLVGVPVGAQQVRVQAIGFDAKVQSVQVNAGAVSNLLIALGGAKVTKEMEVFEVRGEKVIDTKSSSSKQSISGEKLREIPVDNLREAVGLKAGVVASSDGLHFRGGRSGEVKFQFDGVEVSDPLSGRGANIANLAVAGTEVISGGFDAEYGNALSGVVSVSTREGTEKFGGEVRWDTDRYGDPTKTFDNFDRFQVGFGGPTPIKNLTYFATYEGTWTDTYLKLGMARPERTLWDFIRLGNRQSNQVNSNLKFAYRANSRHKVTFEMINNRSVSTDYNHMWSRNGYVQVSIDTIRALGQPDQYRERYGSWSFTQLDSTYRAENMADKLPSDDDQYQSYTAVWINQLSDKSVVTTRLSRLNFRLLHSVGGKEPWDYDIQSPFYWSGNIGGGTENNPFYATHGDFPEYDKVNTSTWTLKSDFSTRRWKQHSVKSGIESRYNRVQNLSLNLPNLESNGLPGGNRSEFINYNPEAAAYVQDRWEYEGLVLNAGVRYDLFTPGAQIEAADLPSGKRYKQQFSPRLGIAYPISDKDVLSFHYGWTYQTPSRSFVFENRGVNAAVGTQGNPDLEPETNIAYQAGVQHLFTRDISGQFAVFFKDIYGLITVRQQRDNLGNLVNVFFNGDYASARGFEASLIKSFSHKFSAEVNYTYSLATGVASDPNQALQFFNGGRLYLPISEQPLNWDQRNTLSIQGVVRDPGKWGIRLLWSYGSGFPFTPAFRNDRRPDPVLNNSRRLPSNSTLTIDGDKYFRVWGQNVTLFFDARNVLDATNISSPTFGVFPNPNVNQSGDEYLIYFTETGRAGGAYLYDTNGDGLNDWVPLRDPRVFQEGRFVRMGVSVTF, translated from the coding sequence ATGCTCGTCACCAGCCGACGCGCGCTCGTGACGGCGTGCGCCGTCGCACTCTGTCTCGTGTCGACGGCCTCGTTTTCCCTGGCCCAGGGATCGAGGCCAGCGGCTCCCGCCGCCCCCGCAGCTGCTACCGGAACCATCACCGGCCGTGTCACGGAAGGTGGGAAGGACCCGGTTGCATTCGCCAATGTCACCGTGCTCGGAACCAAGCTCGGCAGCGCGACCGACGACGACGGGCACTTCCGGCTGGTCGGCGTTCCGGTCGGAGCCCAGCAGGTGCGGGTGCAGGCGATCGGATTCGACGCCAAGGTCCAGTCGGTCCAGGTCAATGCCGGGGCTGTCTCGAACCTGCTCATCGCCCTCGGCGGCGCCAAGGTGACGAAGGAGATGGAGGTCTTCGAGGTTCGAGGCGAGAAGGTGATCGACACCAAGTCGTCGAGCTCGAAGCAGAGCATCTCGGGTGAGAAGTTGCGCGAGATTCCCGTCGACAACCTGCGCGAGGCGGTCGGGCTCAAGGCCGGAGTCGTGGCATCGAGCGACGGACTGCATTTCCGCGGCGGCCGCTCCGGTGAGGTCAAATTCCAGTTCGACGGCGTCGAAGTCTCCGATCCGCTGTCGGGACGTGGTGCGAACATCGCGAACCTCGCGGTCGCCGGCACCGAGGTGATCTCGGGCGGCTTCGACGCCGAGTACGGCAATGCCCTGTCCGGTGTCGTGAGCGTGAGCACGCGAGAAGGAACCGAGAAGTTCGGCGGCGAAGTGCGTTGGGACACCGACCGCTACGGCGACCCCACCAAGACGTTCGACAACTTCGACCGTTTCCAGGTTGGCTTCGGTGGGCCTACGCCGATCAAGAACCTGACCTACTTCGCGACCTACGAGGGAACCTGGACCGACACCTACCTCAAGCTCGGAATGGCGCGACCGGAGCGCACGCTGTGGGACTTCATCCGGCTCGGCAATCGCCAGTCCAATCAGGTCAACAGCAACCTCAAATTCGCATACCGTGCGAACTCACGTCACAAGGTGACGTTCGAGATGATCAACAACCGCTCGGTCTCCACCGACTACAACCACATGTGGAGTCGCAACGGTTACGTCCAGGTGTCGATCGACACCATCCGGGCACTCGGGCAGCCCGATCAGTACCGCGAGCGGTACGGCAGCTGGTCGTTCACGCAACTCGACAGCACCTACCGAGCGGAGAACATGGCGGACAAGCTGCCTTCGGACGACGATCAGTACCAGTCGTACACGGCGGTTTGGATCAATCAGCTGTCCGACAAGTCGGTGGTGACCACTCGCCTCTCGCGCCTCAACTTCCGGTTGCTCCATTCGGTGGGTGGCAAGGAGCCGTGGGACTACGACATCCAGAGCCCGTTCTACTGGAGCGGCAACATCGGCGGCGGGACCGAGAACAATCCGTTCTATGCCACCCACGGTGACTTCCCCGAGTACGACAAGGTCAACACCTCGACCTGGACGCTCAAGAGCGACTTCTCGACGCGGCGCTGGAAGCAGCACTCCGTGAAGTCAGGTATCGAGTCGCGCTACAACCGCGTGCAGAACCTGTCGCTCAATCTGCCCAACCTGGAGAGCAACGGACTTCCGGGCGGCAACCGCTCGGAGTTCATCAACTACAACCCCGAAGCCGCCGCGTACGTGCAGGACCGCTGGGAGTACGAAGGTCTGGTGCTCAATGCGGGCGTGCGCTACGACCTGTTCACGCCCGGCGCCCAGATCGAGGCCGCCGACCTGCCGAGCGGCAAGCGCTACAAGCAGCAGTTCAGCCCGCGCCTCGGAATCGCGTATCCGATCTCTGACAAGGACGTGCTGAGCTTCCACTACGGCTGGACCTATCAGACTCCGTCGCGCAGCTTCGTGTTCGAGAATCGCGGGGTCAATGCCGCGGTCGGCACTCAGGGCAATCCGGATCTCGAACCGGAGACGAACATTGCTTATCAGGCCGGCGTGCAGCATCTCTTCACGCGCGACATCTCCGGCCAGTTCGCCGTGTTCTTCAAGGACATCTACGGTCTCATCACCGTGCGTCAGCAGCGCGATAACCTCGGCAACCTGGTCAACGTGTTTTTCAACGGCGACTACGCCAGCGCGCGTGGATTCGAAGCCAGTCTCATCAAGAGCTTCAGTCACAAGTTCTCGGCCGAGGTCAATTACACCTACTCGCTCGCGACCGGCGTCGCCTCGGATCCGAACCAGGCTCTTCAGTTTTTCAACGGCGGGCGTCTGTACCTGCCGATCTCGGAGCAGCCGCTCAATTGGGACCAGCGCAACACGCTCTCCATCCAGGGAGTGGTGCGCGACCCGGGCAAGTGGGGCATCCGACTGCTGTGGTCGTATGGCTCCGGCTTCCCGTTCACGCCGGCGTTTCGCAATGACCGCCGTCCCGATCCGGTACTCAACAATTCGCGCCGGCTGCCTTCCAACTCGACGCTCACGATCGACGGCGACAAGTACTTCCGTGTGTGGGGCCAGAACGTGACGTTGTTCTTCGATGCACGCAACGTGCTCGATGCCACCAACATCTCGAGCCCGACGTTCGGAGTGTTCCCGAATCCGAACGTGAATCAGTCCGGTGACGAGTACCTCATCTACTTCACCGAGACCGGTCGAGCGGGTGGTGCGTATCTCTACGACACGAATGGCGACGGCCTCAACGATTGGGTGCCGCTGCGTGACCCGCGGGTATTCCAGGAGGGCCGCTTCGTCCGTATGGGCGTGAGCGTCACCTTCTAG
- a CDS encoding phosphomannomutase/phosphoglucomutase, producing MVPTPALYYAVAARGLDAGIQITGSHNPPEFNGFKMAKRSSPVFGAEIQKLLDMIERSDFADGAGEAVDRPILDEYRAMLIERLASPKGLHVVLDCGNGCAGTVVPQTFERMGHRITPLFAELDGRFPNHLPDPTVPALLVDLQREVKAQGADFGIGFDGDADRIGAVAGDGRIVWGDQLLALLARDVLTRVPGAEVIFDVKCSQGLAEDIAAHGGKPTMWKTGHSLIKQRLLQTGAPIAGEMSGHMFFSEGYFGFDDALFAAGRLMRFVAASGKTLGELVDTLPQYFATPETRLACSEERKFQIPEAIKQEFGARYRVIDIDGARVEFGDGWGLVRASNTQPVVVVRFEARTAERLREIEQLMMEPLRRLGVGEAVAH from the coding sequence GTGGTACCGACGCCGGCGCTCTACTACGCCGTCGCCGCGCGCGGGCTCGATGCCGGGATTCAAATCACCGGCAGCCACAATCCGCCCGAGTTCAACGGCTTCAAGATGGCGAAGCGCTCGAGCCCGGTGTTCGGAGCCGAGATCCAGAAGCTGCTGGACATGATCGAGCGATCGGACTTCGCCGACGGAGCCGGCGAGGCCGTCGATCGACCGATCCTCGACGAGTATCGCGCCATGCTGATCGAACGACTCGCGAGTCCGAAGGGACTGCACGTGGTGTTGGACTGCGGCAACGGCTGTGCGGGAACCGTCGTGCCGCAGACCTTCGAGCGCATGGGCCACCGCATCACTCCGCTGTTCGCTGAGCTCGATGGTCGCTTCCCCAATCACCTGCCCGATCCGACGGTGCCGGCGCTGCTGGTCGACCTGCAGCGCGAGGTGAAGGCGCAAGGTGCCGACTTCGGCATCGGCTTTGACGGTGATGCCGACCGTATCGGCGCGGTGGCCGGCGACGGGCGCATCGTGTGGGGCGATCAGCTGCTCGCTCTGCTGGCGCGCGACGTGCTGACTCGCGTTCCGGGCGCGGAGGTGATCTTCGACGTCAAGTGTTCGCAGGGGCTCGCCGAGGACATCGCGGCGCACGGCGGCAAGCCGACGATGTGGAAGACGGGGCACTCGCTCATCAAGCAGCGCCTGCTGCAGACCGGTGCGCCGATCGCGGGAGAGATGTCCGGGCACATGTTCTTCAGCGAGGGCTACTTCGGCTTCGACGACGCGCTGTTCGCGGCCGGACGCCTGATGCGCTTCGTCGCGGCGAGCGGCAAGACGCTGGGTGAGCTGGTGGACACCCTCCCGCAATACTTCGCCACCCCCGAGACCCGCCTGGCGTGTTCGGAAGAACGCAAGTTCCAGATCCCCGAAGCGATCAAGCAGGAGTTCGGCGCCAGGTATCGCGTGATCGACATCGACGGAGCGCGCGTCGAGTTCGGGGACGGCTGGGGACTGGTGCGCGCTTCGAACACGCAGCCGGTCGTGGTGGTGCGTTTCGAGGCTCGTACCGCCGAGCGGCTGCGCGAGATCGAGCAGCTCATGATGGAGCCGCTGCGGCGGCTCGGCGTGGGGGAGGCGGTCGCACATTGA